In one Polaribacter sp. ALD11 genomic region, the following are encoded:
- a CDS encoding thymidine kinase, whose amino-acid sequence MFLENTVNHTEQFGWIEVICGSMFSGKTEELIRRLKRAQFAKQSVEIFKPSVDTRYDNDEVVSHNDNRIRSTPVPAAANIRLLANNIDVVGIDEAQFFDDEIIAVCNDLANRGIRVIVAGLDMDFKGNPFGPMPALMATAEYVTKVHAVCTHTGNLAHYSFRKAKNDNIVMLGEMQEYEPLSRAAYYKALQKQKEIILSVKDIEPNLNDTE is encoded by the coding sequence ATGTTTCTTGAAAATACAGTAAATCATACAGAACAATTTGGTTGGATTGAAGTGATCTGCGGCTCGATGTTTTCTGGTAAAACAGAAGAACTTATTAGACGTTTAAAACGTGCACAATTTGCAAAACAAAGTGTAGAAATTTTTAAGCCTTCTGTAGATACTCGTTATGACAATGATGAAGTTGTTTCTCATAATGACAATAGAATACGCTCTACACCTGTTCCTGCAGCTGCAAATATTCGTCTTTTAGCAAACAATATTGATGTTGTTGGTATTGATGAAGCTCAATTTTTTGATGATGAAATTATAGCCGTTTGCAATGACTTAGCAAATAGAGGTATTCGCGTAATTGTAGCTGGTTTAGATATGGATTTTAAAGGAAACCCTTTTGGGCCAATGCCAGCCTTAATGGCTACTGCAGAATATGTTACCAAAGTACATGCTGTTTGCACACACACTGGTAATTTAGCACATTATAGCTTTAGAAAAGCCAAAAACGATAATATTGTAATGTTGGGTGAAATGCAAGAATATGAGCCGTTAAGTAGGGCTGCATATTACAAAGCTTTACAAAAACAAAAAGAAATTATTTTATCTGTAAAAGATATTGAACCTAATTTAAATGATACTGAATAA